In one Chelmon rostratus isolate fCheRos1 chromosome 7, fCheRos1.pri, whole genome shotgun sequence genomic region, the following are encoded:
- the LOC121609448 gene encoding membrane frizzled-related protein, with the protein MSDLSHVTVYSDSSDIYKNVFCNPAFELEGEREERVEGFRTSSSTPEPIKPPAARWGVFGVCVMRLRAPGCGWGVVVISAAALLLLAALGLALALLLTQIKGQAVEEQLLSTSPPDLLSAGNGVSHTLPTISANRSQLDSTTAPQPARSPPSETRKRYRQNGHLYSNFHIHELKILAPFFLCNCNKAFLSFLSGCGGVLTDPEGSFSSPNHPGSYPPNLLCVWVLRVPPPSVIQIHVSSLTVEGPSPCLFDWLEVQEQIEHNSVVTRFCGNVAPPTVNTNSSTVWVTFRSDGSIAGSGFTAQYKAILPGHKSCSREEFMCDSGRCLLPVSVCDGHPNCHDQTDEANCSHKHKECGGQKTGPYGYLSSPNHPRPYPHQQLCMWYLSVEEGHVITLSFRNFSLETQDVCEFDYVEVHDSVDAGAGRVLGRFCGTTFPPDLTSSGPHMTVVFVADEGVADSGFNATYQAVSVLDRTCGPSQFACSTGECLQKQWLCDGWNDCPDGADEQGCGNSTYPPFTSSCEFIEVEMCQGLSYNLTSFPNIWLSIADQREAATLLRQYRVLMELACFEPLRRLVCGMFLPQCSPQGGVLQPCRSVCSSAEQQCSQALDLFSFSWPFNCHLLPDSQDPMECSLP; encoded by the exons ATGTCTGACCTCAGCCACGTTACAGTGTACTCGGACTCTTCTGATATTTATAAG AATGTGTTCTGCAACCCTGCCTTTGAGCTGGAGGGGGAGcgagaggagagggtggagggatTCCGGACATCCTCGTCCACCCCAGAGCCAATCAAACCGCCAGCAGCTC GCTGGGGTGTGTTTGGGGTGTGTGTGATGCGTCTGAGGGCCCCGGGTTGTGGCTGGGGGGTGGTGGTGATCTCTGCTGCCGCCCTGCTCCTGCTGGCGGCTCTCGGATTGgccctcgctctcctcctcacac AGATTAAAGGCCAGGCAGTGGAGGAGCAATTGTTGTCCACCAGCCCCCCAGACCTGCTGAGTGCAGGGAATGGAGTGTCCCATACTTTACCCACAATCTCTGCCAACAGAAGTCAGCTGGACAGTACAACTGCACCACAGCCTGCTCGGAGCCCACCATCTGAAACACGTAAGAGATATAGGCAAAATGGTCATTTATATTCCAATTTTCATATACATGAACTAAAAATTTTGGCACCTTTCTTTTTGTGTAACTGTAACAAGGcattcctttcctttctctcagGTTGTGGAGGGGTTTTGACTGACCCAGAGGGCAGCTTCAGTTCTCCCAACCACCCCGGCTCCTACCCCCCCaacttgctgtgtgtgtgggtgctcCGAGTCCCACCGCCCTCCGTGATCCAGATCCACGTGTCCTCTCTGACTGTAGAGGGACCGTCTCCCTGTCTGTTTGACTGGCTTGAGGTGCAGGAGCAGATAGAGCATAACTCTGTGGTCACCAG GTTCTGTGGTAACGTGGCACCACCAACAGTCAACAcgaacagcagcacagtgtgggTCACCTTCCGCTCCGATGGGAGCATCGCAGGCAGCGGATTCACTGCGCAGTACAAGGCCATACTGCCTGGACACA agAGCTGCTCCAGAGAAGAGTTTATGTGTGACAGTGGTCGCTGTCtgctgcctgtgtctgtgtgcgacGGCCATCCGAACTGCCATGACCAAACGGATGAGGCAAACTGCAGCCATAAACACAAAG AATGTGGCGGGCAGAAGACCGGGCCGTATGGTTACCTGTCGAGTCCAAACCATCCCAGGCCTTATCCTCACCAGCAG ttgtgCATGTGGTATTTATCTGTCGAGGAGGGTCACGTCATCACGCTGAGCTTCAGGAACTTCAGCCTGGAGACTCAggatgtgtgtgagtttgaTTACGTGGAGGTGCACGACAGCGTCGATGCAGGAGCTGGACGAGTGCTGGGAAG GTTTTGTGGTACCACCTTCCCTCCGGACCTGACCTCCTCTGGCCCCCACATGACAGTGGTGTTTGTGGCCGATGAGGGAGTGGCCGACAGCGGCTTCAATGCCACCTACCAGGCTGTGTCTGTACTGGACA GGACATGCGGGCCCAGCCAGTTTGCCTGCAGTACAGGGGAGTGTCTTCAGAAGCAGTGGTTGTGTGATGGATGGAACGACTGCCCTGACGGAGCAGATGAACAGGGCTGTGGCAACTCCACCTATCCTCCTTTCA CTTCATCGTGTGAGTTCATTGAAGTAGAGATGTGTCAAGGCCTCAGCTACAACCTCACCTCATTCCCAAACATCTGGCTGTCCATTGCTGATCAGAGAGAAGCTGCCACACTCCTGCGACAGTATCGG GTGCTGATGGAGCTGGCGTGCTTCGAGCCCTTGCGGAGGTTGGTGTGCGGGATGTTTCTGCCCCAGTGCAGCCCTCAGGGTGGCGTCCTCCAGCCCTGCCGCTCAGTCTGCTCCTCTGCTGAGCAGCAATGCAGCCAAGCCCTGGATCTCTTCTCCTTCAGCTGGCCTTTCAACTGCCACCTCCTGCCCGACTCACAGGACCCCATGGAGTGCTCGCTGCCTTGA